In Candidatus Binataceae bacterium, one DNA window encodes the following:
- a CDS encoding RNA polymerase sigma factor gives MERLQQGDADACSELLDEIGPSLTYFLRRRVGDAHEVDDVYQEVFMAIFEARHTYEPGRPFEPWLFAIARNIAVDYSRRRWSRSHWEELVAEPPDRPAATTSATAVELDVVLAELPPDQREAFSMLKLDGLSLQAAAAQAGVSVTALKVRAHRAYKTVRKLIGE, from the coding sequence ATGGAGCGGTTGCAGCAGGGAGACGCGGACGCGTGCAGTGAGCTGCTCGATGAGATCGGTCCTTCGCTGACGTACTTTCTGAGAAGGCGGGTGGGGGATGCTCACGAAGTCGATGACGTTTATCAGGAAGTGTTTATGGCGATATTCGAGGCGCGTCACACCTATGAACCCGGGCGTCCATTTGAGCCTTGGCTCTTTGCGATCGCACGCAATATCGCGGTCGATTACTCTCGCCGGCGTTGGTCCCGATCTCATTGGGAAGAACTCGTCGCTGAACCGCCCGATCGACCGGCGGCCACCACGAGCGCGACGGCTGTCGAACTTGACGTGGTTCTCGCCGAACTTCCGCCAGATCAACGCGAGGCCTTCTCAATGCTGAAGCTCGACGGCCTGTCGCTCCAGGCAGCGGCGGCGCAGGCCGGTGTCTCCGTGACAGCACTGAAGGTCAGGGCGCATCGGGCATACAAAACGGTGAGAAAACTCATTGGCGAATAG